One genomic segment of Vibrio agarivorans includes these proteins:
- a CDS encoding DUF6236 family protein: protein MIGNGVVMSAYAVNVTASKLSISADITPELLRYFCLYWDEIALVDALPIRCELDKEKELLSKAGILSLKTAGNPDWDQSLGYVKWTGGGLYCDPTQQAAMDPFGQQLVKYLQNDHFLLASEKMGELIKKDPIKWTIHQNGSELVLPKEHEVEQLTAKMELKNCLPVPRADIPIESILDFKCKRTDELDALADTLTDLYLKITNSNDSNTARGFYAKQLNSAISDLNTVSKEKFGFCDFANLNVSRELSSTSFVGGISFSHFFDDPVFKLGAFILGGAASSIKITPTKAKVHKDAIGASELSYLSSITKCGITPS, encoded by the coding sequence ATGATTGGGAATGGTGTAGTAATGTCTGCGTATGCCGTCAATGTAACAGCTTCTAAATTATCTATTTCAGCGGACATAACTCCTGAGCTTTTAAGGTATTTTTGTTTGTATTGGGATGAAATAGCTCTTGTTGATGCTCTTCCAATACGTTGTGAGTTAGATAAAGAGAAAGAGCTATTAAGTAAAGCTGGCATCTTGTCATTGAAAACAGCAGGTAATCCAGATTGGGATCAAAGCTTGGGGTATGTTAAGTGGACAGGAGGTGGATTGTATTGCGACCCAACGCAACAAGCTGCTATGGACCCTTTTGGCCAGCAATTGGTCAAATATCTCCAGAATGACCACTTTTTACTGGCTAGTGAGAAGATGGGAGAACTAATTAAAAAAGATCCAATAAAGTGGACTATTCATCAAAATGGTAGTGAGTTAGTTTTACCTAAAGAACATGAAGTTGAGCAGTTAACAGCAAAAATGGAACTAAAAAACTGCCTGCCAGTGCCTCGAGCTGATATTCCTATTGAATCGATTTTAGACTTTAAATGCAAACGAACCGATGAATTGGATGCTCTCGCAGATACCCTGACAGATTTGTACCTCAAAATTACAAATTCTAATGACTCAAACACTGCAAGAGGCTTTTATGCAAAGCAGCTAAATAGCGCCATTTCAGACTTGAATACCGTTAGTAAAGAAAAGTTTGGCTTTTGTGATTTTGCCAACCTGAATGTATCTCGAGAGTTGAGTAGCACTTCATTCGTTGGAGGTATTAGTTTCAGTCATTTCTTTGATGATCCAGTATTTAAGCTAGGGGCTTTCATTTTAGGAGGTGCAGCATCAAGCATTAAAATTACTCCAACTAAAGCGAAAGTACATAAAGATGCCATTGGGGCAAGCGAACTATCATACTTGTCTTCCATTACAAAATGCGGGATAACACCTAGCTAA
- a CDS encoding type II toxin-antitoxin system CcdA family antitoxin: MRNTYSTHAPKKATNLSLNSELLAEAKRLNINLSATMEKALEKEVKQQLKAEWLEQNAEAIEACNDLTAKHGLFSDSYRVF, from the coding sequence ATGAGAAACACATATAGCACACATGCACCTAAAAAGGCTACAAACCTTAGCCTAAACAGTGAGTTACTTGCCGAAGCTAAGCGCCTAAACATCAACCTATCAGCAACAATGGAAAAGGCTTTGGAAAAGGAAGTAAAACAACAATTGAAAGCCGAATGGCTAGAACAAAATGCCGAAGCTATTGAAGCTTGTAACGACTTAACTGCAAAACACGGACTATTTTCCGATTCATACCGAGTATTCTAA
- a CDS encoding CcdB family protein has translation MAQFTLYKNNDKSTANAYPYFVDVQSELLDSLNTRLVIPLTPIELLEKKAPSHLCPTIHIDEGDFVILTQQMASVPTKILTTPVNELSTFRNEIIAAIDFLITGI, from the coding sequence ATGGCACAATTTACGCTTTATAAAAACAACGATAAGAGCACCGCAAACGCTTACCCATATTTTGTCGATGTCCAAAGCGAGTTGCTAGATTCACTGAATACTCGCTTGGTGATTCCCTTAACTCCTATCGAGCTGTTAGAGAAAAAAGCCCCTAGCCACCTGTGCCCTACGATCCATATTGATGAAGGTGACTTTGTGATTCTTACTCAACAAATGGCTAGTGTACCAACTAAAATCCTTACGACCCCAGTCAATGAGCTAAGCACGTTTAGAAACGAAATTATCGCTGCTATCGACTTTTTGATTACTGGCATATAA